Part of the Catalinimonas alkaloidigena genome is shown below.
AATATATAAGCGAGCGATGTAAAACTATAAATTCTATTCGCTCCCCTGCTCAACGATCGCGTGTTCTCGTGCGATAATGTCAGATAAGGAATTGTTTTTCAAAAGATTGACGGTCTGATCTCGTACTTCCTTAAACAAGCTCCGGATTCCACAGACTTTTTCGTCCTTACATTCTTCACAACGCTCATAGTAACGATGGGTGACACAAGGCAGGAAACCAATCGCGCCATCAAACAGCCGTACTACATCAGCCATGTTGACCTCATCTGGAGATTTGATCAGATAATACCCTCCCCCTCTTCCCTTCTTACTGCCAAGGACTCCTGCATTTTTAAGATCAAGTAAAATTGCTTCCAGAAATTTTTTAGGGATGTTCTCATGCCTGGCAATATCCCCTATCAGCAGAGGCCCCTGCTCATATTTTTTGGCCAAATAGACCAGGGCGTTGATTCCATACTTGGCTTTTTTTGAAAGCATAAATAGTTCAGCGAATTAGCTTTGAAAAGGATGTATATTGCTGTTTGACAAAAGATAAAAAAAAGTAATTTAAAAGTGACAAACAAAAAAATCTGTTATTTCAGCACAAATAACCTAGTTATGCACTTCCCGGCAATTCATTAAAAAAAAGTCTCAACGGAAATATGAACATTACAACTGGATTCATATGATGGAATAGACAGTCTTCAGCGCAACTTAACGAAAAGCTTTACTAATTTTAATTTCGGGCAATTGAGTCTTATCCGAAAATCTCGCTGGGGTGACCATCAAGACTTCTCGTATTTTTTTCTTTCCAGTATTCTTTAATCCCCTCTTCTCCTTTTTTCTCAGCCCATATTTTAAGGGATTCTCTTTCACCCTGATAATCCATGTAAGGCACCGCCATACCGCAGGATGTCTGTACCATTGCTACCTGGATATCTATTAGCTGTCTGCTGCCCGCATGGGGAGCAAACAATTGAATGTGTTCCTTCCATTCCTGATTTCTATGATGATACACCCTGGCTGTTCCATAAAGTCTGAGAATAAGGGGTTTCCCTTCAAAAGCACAAAACATGACCGTAATCCGCTTATCATGTATCAGATGCGTAGCCGTTTCATTTCCACTTCCGGTAAGGTTAAGCCACATCACACGATTGGCATCCAATACGCGAAAAGTATCCATGCCCTTGGGTGAGAGGTTTACATGACCCTCGGCCATTGCAGTAGCGACAAAAAATATTTTTTGCTTTTGTATAAATGCCTTTAATGCGGGAGTAATTTTCTCAAGCTTCTTTCCCATGGATGTATGATTCTAAAACTGTAGTTATTGGTTTAGAAAAATAGTCCTTTATACAATAATTCCCTACCTAATATTAATTAAAAAAAGGAGCATAATTCGTCAGCCTTCTATGTTCATAAACATATCAATTTGTTAATCTGGGTTTAATATTAAAGTAATATACGCGTAGTAAATTTAACCTTACAAATTCCA
Proteins encoded:
- a CDS encoding RrF2 family transcriptional regulator, with the translated sequence MLSKKAKYGINALVYLAKKYEQGPLLIGDIARHENIPKKFLEAILLDLKNAGVLGSKKGRGGGYYLIKSPDEVNMADVVRLFDGAIGFLPCVTHRYYERCEECKDEKVCGIRSLFKEVRDQTVNLLKNNSLSDIIAREHAIVEQGSE
- a CDS encoding pyridoxamine 5'-phosphate oxidase family protein yields the protein MGKKLEKITPALKAFIQKQKIFFVATAMAEGHVNLSPKGMDTFRVLDANRVMWLNLTGSGNETATHLIHDKRITVMFCAFEGKPLILRLYGTARVYHHRNQEWKEHIQLFAPHAGSRQLIDIQVAMVQTSCGMAVPYMDYQGERESLKIWAEKKGEEGIKEYWKEKNTRSLDGHPSEIFG